Part of the Catalinimonas alkaloidigena genome is shown below.
TCTGATGGAAGTTGGGAAATGCTGCAGGAAATTGCAGCTTCTGATAATCGTTTCCTCTTGTATAAATACCCTCCTAAGGGTCCTTATGATGCATGGAATAAAGGATTAATACATGCCCAGGGAGCATATGTTTATATCGCAACCAGCGATGATACGATGTCTCCAGATTGCTTAGAAAAGCTATTTGTTGCGTTAGAAGAACATCAGGACTGTGAGATCGCCCATTGTAATCTGACTATTATAGATGAGGAAGGTAATGATCTAAGAGCTAAAGGCTGGGATTGGGCGAAATTCCCTCCCGGTCAGTATTTTGGGGAATGGTACCATAAAAAGCACAAAAGAATTGCGCCTCATGATGCTATTTTATATGCCTCTTTACATACGATTTATCATTCCATTACTCAACTTTTATTTAGAAAAAGCCTGTGTGAAAAGATCGGTTATTTCAGAACAGATAGAGGCTCTGCCGCTGATTTTGAATGGGGAATGCGGGCTGCTTTTGTGACTAATACTTTGCATATACCAGAATACTTAGCTACCTGGCGAGTGCATAAAAAGCAAGTAACAAATATAGACCTTTTATATAGCTCTGAACATAGGGAAATGCTATTGAAAATGGTAGAGGCTGCTTACCAAAATAAATTGAATAATACAATAAAGTTAGAGGATCTGACGCATACCTACCTATTAGAAATGTGGAGTTTTTCAATTAAAGAAGGAAAACTTTATAGCTTTACCTTGTCCTTTTTGCGTACAATCATAAAAAATCCAGCTTATATCAAAAATCTATATTATCTGATAAGATACAACAATATTATAGGGGAGAACTCTGTAGAATATGCTAATAAAATGGTGATTAAATATAACTTAATGGGGTATTTGGTGCATATTTGAACTCCTAAATAGAAGAATTAGGATAAGCAGTATTATATGAAAATATTAAGGATTTCTTTTTTTGACTCAAATCCTTGGGGAGATGGAGGTGCTAAAAGAACTGCCCAAATTACTGAAATACTGAGTAGGATTGAATCAGGAGAGCAGTGTATTAAGTTTGAAGATTATTATGCAAACTCATTTAGCAGGATACACTTTACCAAACTTCAGGTATTGAAAATCGGCATTGCTATTTTATCTAGATATAAGCTATTATATCATCTCGCCAATAAAAAAAGACCTCATACTTTTCTTGCGAATGTGGGAGTGACGTTTCTGGTTACTAAAGATATACTTAATAGTTTTGTATTTGAACGTGTAATATTAGAAAACACCAGGTCAGAATACTGGTATTTGCCCTATTTTCTTGATTATCTGGGTATTGATTTTATTGCGCTGCCTCATAATCTGGAAGCTTTAGTTCCAGGTCAGGTTTCATTTTTATCTCAAAAACGTGCACCAAATTGGTTAACAGAAGAACTAAAAAAGTTGACTTTGGCCGAAAAGTTATTTACTATCTCTCATGAAGAGGCATGGCTGCTAAGTATTTATCAATTGGGTGGAACGTATTTGCCTTACTGGCCAGCAGATGAAGTATATCAACATTTAAAGAAGATAAGGGTAAAAAGAAAAAATACAGAAAAACAAGGAGCATTAATCATCGGCTCTGCCACAAACCCTCCGACTTATCAGGGAATGGCTCTGGTTATTGATTATTTTTCAAACAAAAAAAGCTTTCAGTATCCCATTTATCTTGCTGGCTATCAAACCGATAAGATATTTAACCATCTCTATAAAGATTGTCCCGATACAATTCAATTTCTTGGAGCCATATCCCAGGAAAGGCTTACCGAGTTATTAACGGAGGTTAAGTGTGTGATTATCAACCAACAAAACAGTAGCGGTGCATTAACAAAAATCTTAGAATTTTTGATTGCAGGTATCCCCTTGGTTGTCAATCAGGAAAGTATCAGGTCTTATCAAAATGTAAATGGAATTTATCCTTTCTATTGTCATGATCAGATTGAGAGTTATTTAGACCAAAAATTAGGTATACCCTCTATGCCTCAATATCCCGAAAGAGAGATTAATTATTTTGTAAACTTTGTAAACACATGGATACAAAAAAGATCTCAGTTCTGACACCTTCTTATAATTCGGGTAAGTATATTGAGCGGGCTATCCAAAATGTGCTTAGCCAAGATTATCAGAATTGGGAACATATTATTGTAGATGGTCAAAGTAAGGATGAAACAATCAATATATTAAAGAAGTATCCTCATTTGAAGTGGATATCCGAGCCTGATCAGGGACAATCTGATGCCATGAATAAGGCCTTTCAGATGTGTACTGGCGATATCATTGTATATTTAAATGCGGATGACTGGTTTGAGGATAATATTTTTTTGCATGTTTGCAGCGAGTTCGACAGAAACCAAAATGTAGACATGTTGGTGGGTAACCTAATTGTATATTTTGAAGGTAAGAAGAAAGAATTGAGAAAGCCTTCTATAGTATATGAGGACATATTGAGCTACTGGAAAACATTATTTCCTGGAAATCCGGTGAGTTATTTTTATAAAAGAGAGCTACAATCTAAAATAGGCCAATTTCCTATCAATTATCACTATACTATGGATTATTGGTTTCTCTTAAAGGCATATCAAATTGGTAAGGTCGGGTATTTGGATGAAACATTTGGCACTTTTTATATAGACGGTTTTAATAAAACGGCAACTTCTTTTGTCTTACAGAATTTACATATTACGTTGCTTAAGCATTTAGCACTTAGGGACCCACTTAACATATTTAACATATACAAAAAATACATAAGTTTTTTTGGTTTTAGAAGGACAATAGAGTATCAGCAGTTTTTTTGGTACGTAAGAAGAATTATGCAACTTGCAGGCCTGAAACGAAAATGAATAATAATAAGAATCTGGTAGCCGTAGTGATACCATTTCATAAGAGTGAAATGAGTGAGATAGAAGAGGTATCATTTATTAATAATACTAAGATACTTAACAGGTATCCAATTTACCTCCTGTTACCTGAGGGTACTAACGCAGATAGGTTCCTGCAAATTGCGCCTAACATTAGATTATTATTTTTTCATCCTAGATATTTTAGTTCTTACTCAGCAGCCAATCATTTTTGGATACAAAAAGACCTTTATGATTATTTTAAGCAGTTTAAATTCATTTTAAAATGTGAGCTGGATTCTTATGTCTTTAAAGATGAACTTGAGTACTGGTGTGCTAGAAATTATGATTATATAGGTGCCCCTTGGATTGATAGCAAAAAATGGATACCTATTTTACAAAACGCTTTACATTCGGAAAACATAATTTTTAAGAAAATAAAGTATGTCTTAAGTAAGAGGACAAGAAGTAAGAATATTTTTGTTGGGAATAGTGGATTATCATTAAGAAAAGTAAGTGTATTTAGATTGGTAAGCAGGTTGTTACCTCTCTTTATTCCTAATCTAGAAAAGTTTAGCGTACAAGAAGACTTCATTTGGTCTTTTTACGTAGCAAGTTATTTCTCATTCTTCAATATACCTGATTACAAAGAGGCCTTACAATTCTCTATAGAGACTGAACCAAGGGAATGTTATCGCTTAAACAATTATCAGCTTCCTTTTGGGTGTCATGCCTGGGAAAAGTATGATATGGATTTCTGGAAAAACCATATGAAGGTTTAAAATGAGTACTTATCATAAACAAGGTGGAGGTGAACAAAGACCACCTTACATTGATGCTAAATTCAATATCCATGATATAGTATTAAGTACTCCAAGGCAATGGCCGAAAATATCCATTGTCACTCCAAGCTACAATCAAGGACAGTTTATTGAAGAAACTATTCTTTCAGTGATTAATCAAAACTATCCTAACTTAGAATACATTATCATTGACGGAGGAAGTACAGATAATACGATTGATGTTATAAGAAAATATGAAAAGTATATTACTTATTGGATAAGTGAAGCAGATGAAGGTCAAACTGATGCTATTAACAAAGGTTTAGCTAAGTGTACAGGAGAAGTATTTAATTGGCTAAATAGTGATGATTATTTCGAGCCAGAGGCATTAATACAAATTGGCAAAGCTTTTAAAGACTCAAGTACATATGTGTTTTCTGGAAAAGAAAGAAGAGTTAATGAAAAAGGAGGTGAAATTGAAATTAGTGATGGCACAAGTATATTAGACACTTTGTCAAAGACAATTGGTAAATGTCATATAGATCAACCTTCCACGTTTTTCAGATTGTCTGCGCTAAAGCCTTTATTGCCCCTAAATAATGCTTTCCATTACTTAATGGATGGAGAAATATGGATGAGGTATTTACTGTATTGGGGACAGGAAAATGTAGTGAAATCTAATGCGATATTAGTTAACTTTAGGCATCATAACACCTCAAAAACAATTTCATTGTACACTAATTTTCAAATTGATAAAAACACCTTTGAAAACAATCTGATAAAAAAATTCGCAATAGATAATATAATAAAAAATATTTTATTAGGCAGAGAATCTTGGAATTATTCAAAAAAACTTAAGATCAATTTTCACATTGATGAAAATGTGATTATAAGTTTTTTTTGTGCAAGATCAATTACTCAGCTTTACAGTGATGGCAAATATACAAGTGCAAAAAAGTGCTTGATGTTTATTAAAACTCATTATCCTAACCTTTTTAATTTGTATCCTGCCTTAAATTATTATATGAAAGTTCTTTTAATTCCTGTTGATATTTTATCTTTTGTTCGGAATGTAAAAAAATCATTGTCAGGCTATTTCTATAAATAAAAAATTGTAGCATGTTCACTGCTTATTATAGATTGAAGGAGAGAATAGTTATAGCTTTGAAATGGAGGATCATACACTTAACCAGATTAGCGCGAAAGAAATTAGAAAAATATAAATTTCTTCCACCGAAACCAGAGCTTAAGCAAGAAGCATTATTTTGGGAAGCCTTACAAGAAACTGGAATGGATGGAGAAAAAAGAATAGACCATATCAATGCGCGATGCTATCTGAATGATAAAGAATTTTACGTTATTTTCCCTTTAAGGTACCTTGCAAGTGTAAAAAAATTAGACAAAACGAAAACACTACATTATGTTTTTGTTGGTAAAGAAGAAGAAGGAAGGGAATGGGTCAATGAGTTTAGTGGAGATAAATCCTTTATTAGTCTTACAGATAAAGGGTGGAAAATGCCTAAAAATTTATTTGATTCAACTTACTATCAGCTTCTATGCAATAGTAAATTTACTTTGTGCCCAAGGGGAAAGTTTTTATGGACATATAGGTTTTACGAAGCGATCATGTGTAAGTCGATTCCAATAGTAGATAAGCA
Proteins encoded:
- a CDS encoding glycosyltransferase, producing MVSIILPTYNSIRFLEARLKSIINQTLTGWECIVIDGYSSDGSWEMLQEIAASDNRFLLYKYPPKGPYDAWNKGLIHAQGAYVYIATSDDTMSPDCLEKLFVALEEHQDCEIAHCNLTIIDEEGNDLRAKGWDWAKFPPGQYFGEWYHKKHKRIAPHDAILYASLHTIYHSITQLLFRKSLCEKIGYFRTDRGSAADFEWGMRAAFVTNTLHIPEYLATWRVHKKQVTNIDLLYSSEHREMLLKMVEAAYQNKLNNTIKLEDLTHTYLLEMWSFSIKEGKLYSFTLSFLRTIIKNPAYIKNLYYLIRYNNIIGENSVEYANKMVIKYNLMGYLVHI
- a CDS encoding glycosyltransferase family 2 protein; translated protein: MDTKKISVLTPSYNSGKYIERAIQNVLSQDYQNWEHIIVDGQSKDETINILKKYPHLKWISEPDQGQSDAMNKAFQMCTGDIIVYLNADDWFEDNIFLHVCSEFDRNQNVDMLVGNLIVYFEGKKKELRKPSIVYEDILSYWKTLFPGNPVSYFYKRELQSKIGQFPINYHYTMDYWFLLKAYQIGKVGYLDETFGTFYIDGFNKTATSFVLQNLHITLLKHLALRDPLNIFNIYKKYISFFGFRRTIEYQQFFWYVRRIMQLAGLKRK
- a CDS encoding DUF5672 family protein, which gives rise to MNNNKNLVAVVIPFHKSEMSEIEEVSFINNTKILNRYPIYLLLPEGTNADRFLQIAPNIRLLFFHPRYFSSYSAANHFWIQKDLYDYFKQFKFILKCELDSYVFKDELEYWCARNYDYIGAPWIDSKKWIPILQNALHSENIIFKKIKYVLSKRTRSKNIFVGNSGLSLRKVSVFRLVSRLLPLFIPNLEKFSVQEDFIWSFYVASYFSFFNIPDYKEALQFSIETEPRECYRLNNYQLPFGCHAWEKYDMDFWKNHMKV
- a CDS encoding glycosyltransferase family 2 protein, which codes for MSTYHKQGGGEQRPPYIDAKFNIHDIVLSTPRQWPKISIVTPSYNQGQFIEETILSVINQNYPNLEYIIIDGGSTDNTIDVIRKYEKYITYWISEADEGQTDAINKGLAKCTGEVFNWLNSDDYFEPEALIQIGKAFKDSSTYVFSGKERRVNEKGGEIEISDGTSILDTLSKTIGKCHIDQPSTFFRLSALKPLLPLNNAFHYLMDGEIWMRYLLYWGQENVVKSNAILVNFRHHNTSKTISLYTNFQIDKNTFENNLIKKFAIDNIIKNILLGRESWNYSKKLKINFHIDENVIISFFCARSITQLYSDGKYTSAKKCLMFIKTHYPNLFNLYPALNYYMKVLLIPVDILSFVRNVKKSLSGYFYK